A genomic region of Hypomesus transpacificus isolate Combined female chromosome 19, fHypTra1, whole genome shotgun sequence contains the following coding sequences:
- the elfn1b gene encoding protein ELFN1: protein MTTCTPTLAGGASLTVAAATAVYWLALLSLMRFPGATGDCWLIEGEKGFVWLAICSQNQPPYESIPQHINNTILDLRLNENKIRSVLFSALGRFSNLTYLNLTKNDVSYIEDGAFSAQYNLQVLQLGFNRLRNLTEGMLRGLGRLQYLYLQANLIESVSPNTFEECPNIENIDLSMNRIQQLDGAVFSSLSRLSTCELYTNPFNCSCELLGFLRWLALFPNRTNERMACDTPTGFYGYFLVSQNPRQPAFRNALHVLSMVCEDSSGPPYIVGVLDATTRPPRPPPCALDDCYSGDPPPVPEEPISIGPTSLDSGPDMRVTQVTPTSAVLSVRIPQPFRKMYTLALYNNSFSTDIQKLHSQQEDVELRDLKPHTLYTYCVVSVRHALRHNHTCLTLTVGGKAGPGPAVTQSSATLYIMGILGCLFGMVVVLGVACHCLRRRRHREEKQRKMERIQRTLIELKYGGGGVGELEGGRGSLSQLSQKQGLSAGESLSRLPYLGGELEQYTIQEIIETPKNKASYLEVRERERERERERERGMSPPTQGSVAEISTIAKEVDKVNQIINNCIDALKSESTSFQAATGGGAKPSAMPTSSPGRDAQLMLISDQPSKAGGGTGSGGGGGFLSPVYKGGAYHHPIQRHHSMEAPPSKRPSVSSSGSARSPRSYRPPGASTHDLRYSDQTSSPAGGAGDPILTVTPAAAILRAEAQRLRQYHEHRHSYPGPLGLCPDLPALPDLPPHLQALSLGRAARAEPPYPPLSPHYQSLSSSAGSSPEASCGPGRGLWQRFKMHRRRHRQEEEYVAAGHALRRKVQLAQDEDLHDILDYWKGVSSQQKA from the exons ATGACAACGTGCACTCCCACTCTGGCGGGCGGGGCTTCTCTTACCGTTGCGGCGGCCACTGCCGTCTATTGGCTGGCCCTCCTGTCACTCATGCGGTTCCCGGGGGCAACGGGCGACTGCTGGCTGATCGAGGGGGAGAAGGGCTTTGTGTGGCTGGCCATCTGCAGCCAGAACCAGCCCCCGTATGAGAGCATCCCCCAGCACATCAACAACACCATCCTGGACCTGCGCCTCAACGAGAACAAGATCCGCTCCGTGCTGTTCTCCGCCCTGGGACGCTTCTCCAACCTCACCTACCTCAACCTCACCAAGAATGACGTATCCTACATAGAGGACGGGGCCTTCTCAGCCCAATACAACCTGCAGGTGCTGCAGCTGGGCTtcaacag GCTGAGGAACCTGACTGAGGGCATGCTGCGGGGCCTGGGGAGGCTGCAGTACCTCTACCTGCAGGCTAACCTGATCGAGAGCGTGAGCCCCAACACCTTCGAGGAGTGTCCCAACATCGAGAACATCGACCTCTCCATGAACAG GATCCAGCAGCTAGATGGCGCTGTGTTTTCCAGCCTGTCCCGTCTGAGCACGTGCGAGCTGTACACTAACCCCTTCAACTGCTCCTGTGAGCTGCTGGGCTTCCTGCGCTGGCTAGCCCTGTTCCCCAACCGCACCAACGAGCGCATGGCCTGCGACACGCCCACTGGCTTCTACGGCTACTTCCTGGTCAGCCAGAACCCCCGGCAGCCCGCCTTCCGCAACGCTCTGCACGTGCTCAGTATGGTGTGTGAGGACAGCAGCGGCCCCCCGTACATCGTGGGGGTCTTGGACGCCACCACccggcccccccgccccccgccatGTGCACTGGACGACTGCTACTCCGGGGACCCGCCCCCTGTTCCCGAGGAGCCAATCAGCATCGGCCCCACCTCCCTGGACTCGGGGCCGGACATGCGGGTGACACAGGTGACTCCCACCAGCGCGGTGCTCTCGGTCCGGATCCCCCAGCCCTTCAGGAAGATGTACACCCTGGCCCTGTACAACAACAGCTTCTCCACAGACATCCAGAAGCTGCACAGCCAGCAGGAGGACGTGGAGCTGAGGGACCTGAAGCCCCACACGCTTTACACCTACTGTGTGGTGTCGGTGCGCCACGCCCTGCGCCACAACCACACCTGCCTCACCCTCACAGTAGGAGGCAAGGCCGGGCCCGGACCTGCCGTCACCCAGTCGTCGGCGACGCTGTACATCATGGGTATTCTGGGATGTCTGTTTGGCATGGTGGTGGTCCTGGGCGTGGCCTGCCACTGTCTGAGGAGGCGGAGACATCgtgaggagaagcagaggaagatggagag GATCCAGCGCACGCTCATTGAGCTGAAGTacggaggagggggtgtgggcgagctggagggaggcaggggctcaCTCTCCCAGCTCTCCCAGAAACAGGGCCTCTCGGCTGGGGAAAGTCTGTCGCGCCTGCCCTACCTGGGAGGAGAGCTGGAACAGTACACCATCCAGGAGATCATCGAGACTCCCAAGAACAAGGCCAGCTATTTGGAGGTGCGAg agagagagagggagagagagagagagagggagagggggatgtctCCTCCCACTCAGGGGTCGGTTGCAGAGATTTCGACCATCGCCAAGGAGGTGGACAAGGTTAACCAGATCATCAACAACTGCATTGACGCGCTCAAGTCCGAGTCCACTTCCTTCCAGGCCGCCACCGGGGGTGGGGCCAAACCCAGCGCCATGCCAACCTCCTCCCCCGGCCGCGACGCCCAGCTAATGCTGATCTCCGACCAACCCAGCAAAGCAGGGGGCGGGACAGGAAGCGGGGGAGGCGGCGGTTTCCTGTCCCCGGTGTATAAAGGCGGGGCTTACCACCATCCAATCCAGCGGCACCACAGCATGGAGGCTCCGCCCTCAAAGCGCCCCAGTGTCTCGTCCAGTGGGTCAGCCCGGAGCCCGCGGTCCTACCGGCCCCCAGGGGCCTCCACCCACGACCTACg gtacTCAGACCAAACCTCCAGCCCAGCAGGCGGTGCCGGAGACCCAATCCTCACCGTGACGCCAGCGGCGGCCATCTTGCGTGCGGAAGCCCAGCGTCTCCGGCAGTACCACGAGCACCGGCACTCCTACCCTGGGCCCCTGGGGCTCTGCCCAGACCTCCCAGCTCTTCCTGACCTCCCGCCCCACCTCCAGGCCCTCTCCCTGGGCCGCGCTGCCCGGGCGGAGCCCCCCTACCCTCCGCTGTCGCCTCACTACCAGAGCCTGAGCTCCAGCGCGGGCTCCAGCCCCGAGGCGTCCTGCGGGCCGGGCAGGGGCCTCTGGCAGCGCTTCAAGATGCACCGGAGGAGGCaccggcaggaggaggagtacGTGGCGGCCGGACACGCCCTCCGCAGGAAGGTGCAGCTGGCCCAGGATGAGGACCTGCACGACATCCTGGACTACTGGAAGGGGGTGTCCTCTCAGCAGAAGGCTTGA